One window from the genome of bacterium encodes:
- a CDS encoding response regulator encodes MSKILVVDDDTKLVEALKIRLEVNNYKVMTALNGIEALEKVYKEMPDLVLLDAWLPKMNGWEVCRKIKESEELNSIKVIFLTARTELSNRLIATQILKADGYITKPFESEKLIATIKEVLEENVKEKGISNR; translated from the coding sequence ATGTCCAAAATATTAGTTGTAGATGATGACACAAAGCTTGTTGAAGCACTTAAGATTAGATTAGAAGTAAATAATTATAAAGTAATGACTGCGTTAAATGGGATAGAGGCATTAGAGAAGGTATATAAAGAAATGCCTGATCTGGTACTTTTAGATGCCTGGCTGCCTAAAATGAATGGCTGGGAGGTCTGCCGTAAGATTAAAGAAAGTGAAGAACTTAATTCTATTAAAGTGATTTTTCTTACTGCGCGGACAGAACTGAGTAATAGATTAATAGCCACTCAAATACTAAAGGCTGATGGTTATATCACTAAGCCATTTGAATCAGAGAAGTTAATTGCTACAATAAAGGAAGTGTTAGAGGAAAATGTCAAAGAAAAGGGTATTAGTAATAGATGA
- a CDS encoding response regulator, which yields MSKKRVLVIDDEPFLVKALKIRLEMSGYEVITAYDGLDGLNKAIEEKPDLIVLDVMLPKKNGYQICQRLKSDDQYKHIPIVMLTAKGQKSDKEWGEQAGADFYITKPFDDKELLAKIKELLGE from the coding sequence ATGTCAAAGAAAAGGGTATTAGTAATAGATGATGAGCCTTTCTTGGTTAAGGCATTAAAAATCAGACTGGAAATGTCAGGATATGAGGTAATTACTGCTTATGATGGATTAGATGGATTGAATAAGGCAATAGAAGAAAAGCCTGATTTGATTGTCCTTGATGTGATGCTGCCTAAAAAAAATGGCTATCAGATATGTCAACGCCTAAAATCTGATGACCAATACAAACATATCCCTATTGTTATGTTAACTGCTAAGGGACAGAAGAGTGATAAAGAATGGGGAGAGCAGGCAGGAGCAGATTTTTATATCACTAAGCCTTTCGATGATAAAGAATTATTAGCCAAAATAAAGGAATTATTGGGAGAATAG
- a CDS encoding GxxExxY protein, whose protein sequence is MEKGFKYKEITYQILNAAFEVHNILGCGFLEKVYENSVVCELRLKRMKLEAQKRIEIFYKGKEVGIYVADLIVEDKVIVEVKAVDEISKIHKAQLLNYLKATGYEVGLILNFAKTKLEYERLVV, encoded by the coding sequence ATGGAAAAAGGGTTTAAGTATAAAGAGATAACCTATCAAATTTTAAATGCCGCCTTTGAGGTTCATAATATTCTTGGATGTGGGTTCTTAGAGAAAGTTTATGAGAATTCAGTTGTTTGTGAGTTAAGATTAAAAAGGATGAAACTTGAGGCTCAAAAGAGAATAGAGATATTCTATAAAGGAAAAGAAGTAGGAATATATGTAGCTGATTTGATAGTAGAAGATAAAGTAATAGTAGAAGTAAAGGCAGTAGATGAGATAAGCAAGATTCATAAGGCTCAATTGTTAAATTACTTAAAAGCGACTGGATATGAAGTGGGACTTATTTTAAATTTTGCTAAGACTAAATTAGAATATGAGAGATTAGTTGTATAA
- a CDS encoding ATP-binding protein has protein sequence MEELNQIEKEELAKRINWLINIRWVAATFPYFIFVLSAQRGEVQIGFPEIFPLVEYVLNIFYIIMVRLKKCLRFIAYFQLIVDLLLITAGVHFTGGLGSWFDIFIYFIIIIAARALLSLRASIIFAGMSSILYTTIISLEFFDILPPISIIAFKTPLPEDVDYFITSVIVRIVFFFWIAIIAGHLADIIRKRTEELMESNIKSERLERTNKELEELNRMKSEFVSTVSHELRTPLTTMKEFVSLILDEIPGKINKEQNEFLSIINENINRLSRLINNMLDLSRIESGRMELNRKKIDITTVAEQVIKFLHGQAREKDILIENLLPADLSTVYADIDKISQVLTNLVDNAIKFTQKGGKVTIEGKMVNNQVQISVIDTGIGIAKENIPQIFERFQRIELPVDKQTRGSGLGLSISKAIIEMHHGKIWVESEVGKGSNFTFSLPEFDEDIFFKNALTQKFNCALRNQLFLSLLIVSIESESGEIDGILQDVENVVKEILRGETDIIIGIKKNKSVLILSEVNSKDALSIKNRILNALVEHEFLTQEGKHIDVTINLGIATYPDDATTKDELMAKAKEDSKRRKHHVQNISCR, from the coding sequence ATGGAAGAGCTTAATCAGATAGAAAAAGAGGAGTTAGCTAAACGGATAAACTGGCTGATAAATATCAGATGGGTAGCCGCTACATTCCCATATTTTATATTTGTTTTATCTGCACAGCGTGGTGAGGTACAAATTGGCTTTCCTGAAATTTTTCCTTTAGTTGAATATGTACTTAATATATTTTATATCATAATGGTTCGATTAAAAAAATGTTTACGATTTATTGCCTATTTCCAATTAATTGTAGATTTACTTCTTATTACCGCAGGGGTACATTTTACAGGTGGCCTGGGCAGTTGGTTTGACATATTTATCTATTTTATCATCATTATTGCTGCCCGGGCTTTACTATCATTACGAGCAAGTATTATCTTTGCAGGTATGAGCAGTATTTTATACACCACTATTATTAGTCTTGAATTCTTCGATATTTTACCACCAATATCTATCATAGCATTTAAAACTCCTTTACCTGAAGATGTTGACTATTTTATCACCTCGGTAATTGTGCGGATAGTATTTTTCTTCTGGATTGCTATCATAGCAGGACATCTGGCAGATATTATTCGCAAAAGAACTGAAGAGTTAATGGAGTCAAATATCAAGTCTGAAAGATTAGAAAGAACTAATAAAGAACTTGAAGAACTAAATAGAATGAAATCAGAATTTGTCTCTACTGTTTCGCATGAACTTCGGACACCTCTTACTACTATGAAAGAATTTGTCTCACTTATCTTGGATGAGATTCCAGGTAAGATTAATAAAGAACAAAATGAGTTTTTATCTATTATTAATGAGAACATTAATCGTTTATCTCGATTAATTAACAATATGTTGGACCTGTCAAGGATAGAATCCGGCAGGATGGAATTAAATCGTAAGAAAATTGATATAACTACTGTTGCAGAACAAGTAATTAAATTTCTACATGGGCAAGCAAGAGAGAAAGACATTTTAATAGAAAATTTATTACCTGCGGATTTATCAACTGTATATGCTGATATTGATAAAATCTCACAAGTATTGACAAATCTTGTAGATAATGCTATTAAATTTACTCAAAAAGGTGGTAAGGTAACTATAGAAGGTAAAATGGTAAATAATCAGGTACAAATTAGTGTAATTGATACAGGGATAGGTATAGCAAAAGAGAATATTCCCCAGATATTTGAGAGATTTCAACGGATTGAACTCCCTGTTGACAAACAAACACGAGGTTCTGGTTTGGGACTAAGTATTTCTAAAGCAATTATTGAGATGCATCATGGTAAAATATGGGTAGAAAGTGAAGTAGGCAAAGGAAGTAATTTTACCTTTTCTTTACCTGAATTTGATGAAGATATATTCTTTAAAAATGCTTTGACGCAAAAATTTAACTGTGCTTTGCGAAATCAATTGTTTTTATCATTACTTATCGTAAGTATAGAAAGTGAATCTGGGGAGATTGATGGTATATTACAAGATGTAGAAAATGTAGTCAAAGAGATATTACGAGGGGAAACAGATATAATTATAGGAATAAAAAAGAATAAATCGGTTCTCATTCTGTCAGAAGTAAACAGTAAAGATGCCCTGTCAATAAAAAATAGAATATTAAATGCATTAGTAGAACATGAATTTTTAACTCAAGAAGGTAAACATATCGATGTAACTATAAACTTAGGAATAGCTACTTATCCTGATGATGCGACTACTAAAGATGAATTGATGGCTAAAGCAAAAGAAGATTCGAAAAGGAGAAAACACCATGTCCAAAATATTAGTTGTAGATGA